One segment of Agromyces albus DNA contains the following:
- the pdhA gene encoding pyruvate dehydrogenase (acetyl-transferring) E1 component subunit alpha, translating into MNPSDRDATGLLTRPDEFVQLVTPTGERRADADFDPWVSDIDTAALGRLYRDMVIVRRLDTEATALQRQGELGLWPPLAGQEAAQIGSARAMRDDDFAFTSYREHGVAWCRGVGPAELLTVWRGTAASGWNPFERGIAVPQIIIGAQSLHATGWAMGAAWEGSDAAAIAYFGDGATSEGDVNEALVFAASFNAPVVFFCQNNQWAISEPVGLQSKQPLARRADGFGMPGIRVDGNDVLAVLAATRIALDRARRGEGPTFIEAVTYRIGPHTTADDPTRYRTEVELAEWRERDPLTRVLALLEASGVDSAGLEREVAVEADRAAAELRSACIAIADPEPLSVFDHVYAEPNSHLERQRAHYVRYLATFEETDAAPAGDAGTGTEGGAR; encoded by the coding sequence ATGAACCCATCCGACCGAGACGCAACCGGGCTCCTCACGCGGCCCGACGAATTCGTGCAGCTCGTCACGCCCACCGGCGAGCGCCGGGCCGACGCCGACTTCGACCCGTGGGTGAGCGACATCGACACCGCGGCCCTCGGCCGGCTCTACCGCGACATGGTCATCGTGCGACGCCTCGACACCGAGGCCACCGCGCTCCAACGCCAGGGCGAACTCGGTCTCTGGCCGCCCCTCGCGGGCCAGGAGGCCGCCCAGATCGGCTCGGCGCGCGCGATGCGCGACGACGACTTCGCCTTCACGAGCTATCGCGAGCACGGCGTCGCGTGGTGTCGCGGCGTCGGCCCCGCCGAACTGCTCACGGTGTGGCGAGGCACCGCCGCGTCGGGCTGGAACCCGTTCGAGCGCGGCATCGCCGTTCCGCAGATCATCATCGGCGCACAGTCGCTGCACGCCACGGGCTGGGCGATGGGCGCCGCCTGGGAGGGGTCGGATGCCGCGGCCATCGCCTACTTCGGCGACGGCGCCACGAGCGAGGGCGACGTGAACGAGGCGCTCGTCTTCGCGGCGAGCTTCAACGCGCCGGTCGTGTTCTTCTGCCAGAACAACCAGTGGGCGATCTCCGAGCCCGTGGGGCTCCAGTCGAAGCAACCGCTCGCTCGCCGCGCCGACGGCTTCGGCATGCCCGGCATCAGGGTCGACGGCAACGACGTGCTCGCCGTGCTCGCCGCGACGAGGATCGCACTCGATCGCGCCCGGCGAGGAGAGGGGCCGACGTTCATCGAGGCCGTGACCTACCGAATCGGTCCGCACACGACTGCCGACGACCCCACGCGCTACCGCACCGAGGTCGAGCTCGCCGAATGGCGCGAGCGCGATCCCCTCACGCGCGTGCTCGCCCTGCTCGAGGCCTCCGGCGTCGACTCCGCCGGGCTCGAGCGCGAGGTCGCGGTCGAGGCCGACCGGGCGGCTGCCGAGCTCCGCAGCGCGTGCATCGCGATCGCCGATCCCGAGCCCCTCAGCGTCTTCGACCACGTCTACGCCGAGCCGAACAGCCATCTCGAACGGCAGCGCGCTCATTACGTGCGCTACCTCGCGACCTTCGAGGAGACGGATGCCGCGCCCGCCGGCGATGCCGGCACCGGCACGGAAGGCGGCGCTCGATGA
- a CDS encoding polyribonucleotide nucleotidyltransferase, whose protein sequence is MEGPEITFAEAVIDNGKFGTRTIRFETGRLAQQAQGSAAAYIDEETMLLSATSVSKQPKEHFDFFPLTIDVEERMYAAGRIPGSFFRREGRPSTEAILTCRLIDRPLRPSFVEGLRNEVQVVVTVLAIEPDEFYDVLAINAASLSTQLSGLPFSGPVGGVRVALIDGQWVAFPKYSQIEDAVFSMVVAGRVVTEADGSQDVAIMMIEAEATDNAWNLIQAGAVKPDEGVIAQGIEASKPFIKQLVEAQQSVAATAAKPTADYPTFPPYQAGTKEVVEAIALEELKGIYQIAGKSERQDADDALKSRVKAEVAAKVANGELPESANDEVSAAYKSVTKHVVRSRVLEEGVRIDGRGLADIRPLDAEVQVVPRVHGSAIFQRGETQILGVTTLNMLKLEQQIDSLSPVTKKRYMHNYNFPPYSTGETGRVGSPKRREIGHGALAERALMPVLPTREEFPYAIRQVSEALSSNGSTSMGSVCASTLSLLNAGVPLRAPVAGIAMGLISDTVNGETRYAALTDILGAEDALGDMDFKVAGTAEFVTAIQLDTKLDGIPASVLAGALTQAKDARTTILAVLNAAIDGPDEMAATAPRVISVQIPVDKIGELIGPKGKTINAIQDETGADISIEEDGTVYIGATDGPSAEAARAQVNAIANPTNPEVGEQFLGTVVKIAAFGAFVSLLPGKDGLLHISEVRKLAGGKRVENVEDVLGVGQKILVEITKIDDRGKLSLAPVVAEDADTDGRGAEAEHALDPAEGVDA, encoded by the coding sequence TTGGAAGGTCCTGAAATCACGTTCGCCGAAGCCGTCATCGACAATGGCAAGTTCGGCACCCGCACGATCCGCTTCGAGACCGGCCGTCTCGCCCAGCAGGCGCAGGGTTCCGCCGCTGCCTACATCGACGAAGAGACCATGCTGCTCTCGGCGACCTCGGTCTCCAAGCAGCCGAAGGAGCACTTCGACTTCTTCCCGCTCACGATCGACGTCGAAGAGCGCATGTACGCCGCGGGTCGCATCCCGGGCTCGTTCTTCCGTCGTGAGGGCCGCCCCTCGACCGAGGCGATCCTCACCTGCCGCCTGATCGACCGCCCCCTGCGCCCCTCGTTCGTCGAGGGCCTCCGCAATGAGGTCCAGGTCGTCGTCACGGTGCTTGCGATCGAGCCCGACGAGTTCTACGACGTGCTCGCCATCAACGCGGCATCCCTCTCGACGCAGCTCTCGGGGCTGCCCTTCTCCGGCCCGGTCGGCGGCGTTCGCGTCGCGCTGATCGACGGCCAGTGGGTCGCGTTCCCGAAGTACTCGCAGATCGAAGACGCCGTGTTCAGCATGGTCGTCGCCGGTCGCGTGGTCACCGAGGCCGATGGCTCGCAGGATGTCGCGATCATGATGATCGAGGCCGAGGCCACCGACAACGCCTGGAACCTCATCCAGGCCGGTGCGGTCAAGCCCGACGAGGGCGTCATCGCCCAGGGCATCGAGGCGTCGAAGCCGTTCATCAAGCAGCTCGTCGAAGCGCAGCAGAGTGTCGCGGCCACCGCGGCCAAGCCGACCGCCGACTACCCGACGTTCCCGCCCTACCAGGCCGGCACGAAGGAGGTCGTCGAGGCGATCGCCCTCGAGGAGCTCAAGGGCATCTACCAGATCGCCGGCAAGTCCGAGCGTCAAGACGCCGACGACGCGCTGAAGTCGCGCGTCAAGGCCGAGGTCGCCGCCAAGGTCGCGAACGGCGAGCTGCCCGAGTCCGCGAACGACGAGGTCTCCGCCGCGTACAAGTCGGTAACGAAGCACGTCGTGCGCTCGCGGGTCCTCGAAGAGGGCGTGCGCATCGATGGTCGCGGCCTCGCCGACATCCGCCCGCTCGACGCTGAGGTGCAGGTCGTGCCTCGCGTGCACGGTTCGGCGATCTTCCAGCGTGGAGAGACGCAGATCCTCGGCGTGACGACGCTCAACATGCTGAAGCTCGAGCAGCAGATCGACTCGCTGAGCCCGGTCACGAAGAAGCGCTACATGCACAACTACAACTTCCCGCCGTACTCGACGGGTGAGACGGGTCGTGTCGGTTCGCCGAAACGTCGTGAGATCGGGCACGGCGCACTCGCCGAGCGCGCGCTCATGCCCGTGCTGCCCACGCGCGAGGAGTTCCCCTACGCGATCCGCCAGGTCTCAGAGGCGCTCAGCTCCAACGGCTCCACGTCGATGGGGTCGGTCTGCGCCTCGACCCTCTCGCTCCTCAACGCCGGTGTGCCGCTGCGCGCCCCGGTCGCGGGCATCGCGATGGGCCTCATCTCCGACACCGTGAACGGGGAGACCCGCTACGCGGCGCTCACCGACATCCTCGGTGCCGAAGACGCGCTCGGCGACATGGACTTCAAGGTCGCGGGCACTGCGGAGTTCGTCACGGCGATCCAGCTCGACACGAAGCTCGACGGCATCCCGGCATCCGTGCTGGCCGGCGCGCTCACGCAGGCGAAAGACGCCCGCACGACGATCCTCGCCGTGCTCAACGCCGCGATCGACGGTCCCGACGAGATGGCCGCCACGGCGCCTCGCGTGATCTCGGTGCAGATCCCCGTCGACAAGATCGGCGAGCTGATCGGCCCGAAGGGCAAGACGATCAACGCGATCCAAGACGAGACCGGCGCCGACATCTCCATCGAGGAAGACGGCACCGTCTACATCGGCGCGACCGACGGCCCCTCGGCCGAGGCCGCCCGCGCCCAGGTCAATGCGATCGCCAACCCGACCAACCCCGAGGTCGGCGAGCAGTTCCTCGGCACCGTCGTGAAGATCGCCGCCTTCGGCGCGTTCGTCTCGCTGCTGCCCGGAAAAGACGGACTGCTGCACATCTCCGAGGTGCGCAAGCTCGCCGGCGGCAAGCGCGTCGAGAACGTCGAAGACGTGCTCGGCGTGGGCCAGAAGATCCTCGTCGAGATCACGAAGATCGACGACCGCGGAAAGCTCTCGCTCGCCCCGGTGGTGGCCGAAGACGCCGACACCGACGGCCGCGGCGCCGAGGCCGAGCACGCGCTCGACCCCGCTGAGGGCGTCGACGCGTAG
- a CDS encoding Lrp/AsnC family transcriptional regulator, with translation MSDYDAVDRALLAALSADPRATVVALADRLGLSRNTVQARMSRLEASGAFLSFERSIDPAPLGFPLEAFISVHVRQKRLREVVDDIARIPEVIQAHGLSGSIDLLVRVICRDAHDLFRIDGEILAIDGVERTETSLAMGELIPYRLGPLLEREV, from the coding sequence ATGAGCGATTACGACGCAGTCGACCGGGCGCTCCTCGCTGCGCTCTCCGCCGACCCACGGGCCACCGTCGTCGCGCTCGCCGACCGGCTCGGCCTCTCGCGCAACACGGTGCAGGCGCGGATGTCGCGGCTCGAGGCATCCGGCGCATTCCTCTCGTTCGAGCGAAGCATCGACCCCGCGCCGCTCGGCTTCCCGCTCGAGGCGTTCATCTCGGTGCACGTGCGCCAGAAGCGCCTGAGAGAAGTCGTCGACGACATCGCCCGCATTCCCGAGGTGATCCAGGCGCACGGGCTCAGCGGGTCGATCGACCTGCTCGTTCGCGTGATCTGCCGCGACGCGCACGACCTGTTCCGCATCGACGGCGAGATCCTCGCGATCGACGGCGTCGAGCGCACCGAGACCTCGCTCGCGATGGGCGAGCTGATCCCGTATCGCCTGGGCCCGTTGCTCGAGCGCGAGGTGTGA
- a CDS encoding DUF5302 domain-containing protein codes for MTSDEQTNTGASEETKRKFREALDRKKKAAEKRSGESHLDGGSAVQNTHGPAEKQREFRRKSG; via the coding sequence ATGACTTCCGACGAGCAGACCAACACCGGCGCCTCCGAGGAGACGAAGCGCAAGTTCCGCGAGGCCCTCGATCGCAAGAAGAAGGCGGCCGAGAAGCGGTCCGGCGAATCGCACCTCGACGGTGGCTCAGCGGTGCAGAACACCCACGGCCCCGCTGAGAAGCAGCGCGAGTTCCGTCGCAAGAGCGGCTGA
- a CDS encoding GDSL-type esterase/lipase family protein, which produces MKVVLLAESFLPHMNGVTHSLLQALRHLERRGHEALVIAPRSGPIDEPLFGARTVLLPSMPLPSYPDVRVTLASVPRLASVIRDFGADVMHLASPFVLGWRGLAAAEAVGIPTIAVYQTDIPSYAERYGVPGAAPALTRHLGRLHRRATLTLAPSSSALDRLGGLGVDSLRLWRRGVDTERFAPSRRSEAWRRDVAPGGEVVVGYVGRLAAEKQVEDLRAIADLDGTRLVIIGDGPSRPALERMLPAARFTGFLGGDALAEAMASIDVFVHPGESETFCQTIQEALASGVPVVATGRGGPLDLVQNSVNGWLYRPGDLEELRERVRDLTGDDAKRRAFGVEARRAVAGRGWDRLGDELIGHYGEARRLHSAGRSAVRPVEHPARPKAAATPVAASEWAQDGGAASVPTAAPRWRRYVAVGDSLTEGLCDTSRMPEGEFRGWADRLAMLLALSSPAERVDYANLAVRSRKVADVVDRQVPIAAALDADLVTVLVGGNDLVGRRADARRLADRLGSGIKALRATGCDVLVVTAFMPRRPAARLFEARFAAFNTRLREVAHEHGAMLLDVDAHPELVERPRWSEDRVHLNAAGHRGLAYAAARVLGVPDAVELGALELAMHDADESPAQELGDLEWLRRHAVPWALRRLAGRTAGDGRSPKREAITPVAVQARQNTRSRRGPVSR; this is translated from the coding sequence GTGAAGGTCGTCCTCCTCGCAGAATCGTTCCTCCCGCACATGAACGGGGTGACGCACTCGCTGTTGCAGGCGCTGCGCCATCTCGAGCGACGCGGCCACGAGGCCCTCGTCATCGCGCCGCGCTCCGGCCCGATCGACGAGCCCCTCTTCGGTGCCCGCACCGTGCTCCTGCCGTCGATGCCGTTGCCGAGCTATCCCGACGTGCGCGTCACCCTCGCGAGCGTGCCTCGGCTCGCGTCGGTCATCCGCGACTTCGGCGCCGACGTCATGCACCTCGCGTCGCCGTTCGTGCTCGGCTGGCGCGGGCTCGCCGCTGCCGAGGCGGTGGGTATCCCCACGATCGCGGTGTACCAGACCGACATCCCCTCGTACGCCGAACGGTACGGCGTGCCGGGCGCGGCCCCTGCGCTCACTCGGCATCTCGGGCGCCTGCACCGCAGGGCGACGCTCACGCTCGCGCCGTCGTCGTCGGCGCTCGATCGCCTCGGCGGTCTCGGCGTCGACAGCTTGCGACTGTGGCGCCGCGGTGTCGACACCGAACGATTCGCTCCGTCGCGCCGAAGCGAGGCCTGGCGACGCGACGTCGCACCCGGTGGAGAGGTCGTCGTCGGCTACGTCGGCCGACTGGCCGCCGAGAAGCAAGTGGAGGATCTCCGCGCGATCGCCGACCTCGACGGCACCCGCCTCGTCATCATCGGCGACGGTCCGTCGAGGCCGGCACTCGAGCGGATGCTGCCCGCTGCGCGGTTCACGGGGTTCCTCGGAGGGGATGCGCTCGCCGAGGCCATGGCGAGCATCGACGTCTTCGTACACCCGGGGGAGAGCGAGACCTTCTGCCAGACGATCCAGGAGGCGCTCGCGAGCGGTGTCCCGGTCGTCGCCACCGGGCGCGGAGGGCCGCTCGACCTCGTGCAGAACAGCGTGAACGGATGGCTCTACCGGCCGGGCGACCTCGAAGAGCTCCGCGAGCGCGTGCGCGACCTGACCGGTGACGATGCGAAGCGCCGGGCGTTCGGCGTGGAGGCCCGCCGTGCCGTCGCCGGTCGGGGCTGGGACAGGCTCGGCGACGAGCTCATCGGCCACTACGGCGAGGCGAGGCGGTTGCACTCGGCCGGTCGCTCGGCCGTCCGGCCGGTCGAACATCCGGCCCGCCCGAAGGCGGCGGCGACCCCGGTCGCGGCGAGCGAATGGGCGCAGGATGGCGGAGCGGCATCCGTACCGACCGCTGCGCCGCGCTGGCGCCGGTACGTGGCCGTCGGCGACTCGCTCACCGAGGGACTGTGCGACACGTCGCGGATGCCGGAGGGGGAGTTCCGCGGCTGGGCCGACCGGCTCGCAATGCTGCTCGCGCTCTCGAGCCCGGCCGAGCGCGTCGACTATGCCAACCTCGCGGTGCGAAGCCGCAAAGTCGCCGATGTCGTCGATCGCCAGGTACCGATCGCGGCGGCGCTCGACGCCGATCTCGTGACGGTGCTCGTCGGCGGCAACGACCTCGTCGGGCGCCGTGCCGATGCCCGTCGCCTCGCCGATCGTCTCGGCTCCGGCATCAAGGCACTGCGTGCGACGGGATGCGACGTGCTTGTCGTCACCGCCTTTATGCCGCGGCGGCCGGCCGCCCGCCTCTTCGAGGCACGATTCGCGGCGTTCAACACGCGGCTTCGCGAGGTCGCACACGAGCACGGTGCGATGCTGCTCGACGTCGACGCTCATCCCGAGCTCGTCGAGCGCCCGCGTTGGTCCGAGGACCGCGTGCACTTGAACGCCGCGGGGCATCGCGGTCTCGCGTATGCCGCGGCACGCGTGCTCGGAGTGCCCGACGCGGTCGAGCTCGGCGCCCTCGAACTCGCGATGCACGACGCCGACGAGTCACCGGCGCAAGAGCTCGGCGACCTCGAATGGCTGCGCCGCCATGCCGTGCCATGGGCGCTCCGGCGGCTGGCCGGGCGCACGGCGGGCGACGGGAGATCGCCCAAGCGTGAGGCGATCACGCCCGTCGCGGTGCAGGCGAGGCAGAATACGCGCTCGCGGCGCGGGCCGGTGTCGCGGTGA
- a CDS encoding dodecin family protein produces MSSVARVTTITVRSDTSFEDAVAAGVARASQTLRHVSGAWIKEQKVEAKEGKITAWSVTLEVTFVLDD; encoded by the coding sequence ATGTCATCCGTCGCACGTGTCACCACCATCACGGTCCGATCCGATACGAGCTTCGAAGACGCCGTCGCGGCGGGCGTCGCCCGTGCCTCGCAGACGCTGCGCCACGTCAGCGGTGCGTGGATCAAGGAGCAGAAGGTCGAAGCGAAAGAGGGGAAGATCACCGCTTGGTCGGTGACGCTCGAGGTCACCTTCGTGCTCGACGACTGA
- a CDS encoding DedA family protein, which yields MDAAWIIGLAASPWLLPALFALVVGDAFLVVLPSETAVVALGALAATTGDPAVGATIAVAAAGAVVGDGLCYLMGRRIGVDRWRWQRRARVAAAIDRAMLGVHRRTAVLVFTARYVPFARIAVNIAAGAGRVPLRRYLPLSLAAGVAWAGYNVTIGAVVGSALPESPLLAVVISIPIAILLGLVVDRVVAGFGARMAPRPDDDRGP from the coding sequence GTGGATGCTGCGTGGATCATCGGTCTCGCGGCCTCGCCGTGGCTGCTTCCGGCGCTGTTCGCGCTCGTCGTGGGCGACGCGTTCCTCGTCGTGCTGCCGAGCGAGACCGCCGTCGTCGCGCTGGGCGCGCTGGCCGCGACGACCGGCGATCCGGCGGTCGGCGCCACCATCGCGGTCGCTGCCGCCGGCGCGGTCGTCGGCGACGGGCTCTGCTACCTCATGGGCCGCCGCATCGGCGTCGACCGCTGGCGCTGGCAGCGCCGGGCACGAGTGGCCGCGGCGATCGACCGTGCGATGCTCGGCGTGCATCGTCGAACCGCGGTGCTCGTGTTCACGGCCAGGTACGTGCCGTTCGCAAGGATCGCGGTGAACATCGCGGCCGGCGCGGGTCGCGTGCCGCTCCGGCGGTACCTGCCGCTCTCCTTGGCAGCCGGTGTCGCGTGGGCGGGCTACAACGTCACCATCGGGGCCGTCGTGGGAAGCGCGCTCCCCGAGAGCCCGCTCCTCGCGGTGGTGATCTCGATCCCCATCGCGATCCTGCTCGGCCTCGTCGTCGACCGCGTGGTCGCTGGGTTCGGCGCCCGGATGGCTCCGCGCCCTGACGATGATCGCGGGCCGTAG